From a single Kitasatospora sp. NBC_00458 genomic region:
- a CDS encoding family 2 encapsulin nanocompartment cargo protein polyprenyl transferase codes for MGMFTLERDHREGHEAEDVLARARGLVDPVLRAAVDSLPGTMRRVAGYHFGWWEADGSPSAASSGKAIRPALVLAATQALGGSPASATAAAAAVELVHNFTLLHDDIIDRDETRRHRATAWRVFGTTEAILAGDAMHSLALRLLAEDGHPAATDAVRRLADCVVELCEGQQIDCAFEQRSDVSLAECLAMAEAKTGALLGAACAMGARYAGGTDAAAQAMDGFGREIGLAFQLIDDLIGIWGDPSVTGKPVGADLVARKKSLPVVAALSSRTPDGARLAELYGLDRALTAEELASCAAAVEGAGGRAWAQGESCERMAAALAQLAVAVPEPSAADELLVLAELVTRRSR; via the coding sequence ATGGGAATGTTCACGCTGGAGCGCGACCATCGGGAGGGGCACGAGGCCGAGGACGTCCTCGCCCGTGCCCGCGGCCTGGTCGACCCGGTCCTGCGCGCCGCCGTCGACTCGCTGCCCGGCACCATGCGCCGGGTGGCCGGCTACCACTTCGGCTGGTGGGAGGCGGACGGCTCGCCGTCCGCCGCCTCCTCCGGCAAGGCCATCCGGCCGGCCCTGGTGCTGGCCGCCACCCAGGCCCTCGGCGGCAGCCCCGCCTCGGCCACCGCGGCGGCGGCCGCCGTCGAGCTGGTGCACAACTTCACCCTGCTGCACGACGACATCATCGACCGGGACGAGACCAGGCGGCACCGCGCCACGGCCTGGCGGGTATTCGGCACCACCGAGGCGATCCTCGCCGGTGACGCCATGCACTCCCTGGCGCTGCGCCTGCTCGCCGAGGACGGCCACCCGGCCGCGACCGACGCCGTCCGCCGGCTGGCCGACTGCGTAGTGGAGCTCTGCGAGGGCCAGCAGATCGACTGCGCCTTCGAACAGCGCAGTGACGTTTCGCTGGCCGAATGCCTGGCGATGGCCGAGGCCAAGACCGGCGCGCTGCTCGGCGCGGCCTGCGCGATGGGCGCGCGGTACGCGGGCGGCACGGACGCCGCCGCGCAGGCGATGGACGGCTTCGGCCGGGAGATCGGCCTGGCGTTCCAGCTGATCGACGACCTGATCGGCATCTGGGGCGACCCGTCCGTCACCGGCAAGCCGGTCGGTGCGGACCTGGTCGCCCGGAAGAAGTCGCTGCCGGTGGTGGCGGCGCTGAGCTCCCGGACCCCGGACGGCGCCCGGCTGGCCGAGCTGTACGGGCTGGACCGGGCGCTGACCGCCGAGGAGCTGGCGAGCTGCGCGGCCGCCGTCGAGGGGGCCGGCGGCCGGGCCTGGGCGCAGGGCGAGTCCTGCGAGCGGATGGCCGCG